Proteins from a single region of Coleofasciculus sp. FACHB-1120:
- a CDS encoding universal stress protein, producing the protein MEELVVIAQTASRAKHPDFAGQEVLHSGNKNRLELVCMFYKILVAMDSSEIGKQVFDEALSLAKAFHASLMLLHVLSANEEGSPGIPGMPGLDYYPWRRDDVPSDYRQQWDAFEGQYLALLRSRADEATKAGISTEFTQTLGSRGENICDLAKIWSADLIVMGRRGRGGIGELVLGSVSNYVLHHAPCSVLVVHR; encoded by the coding sequence ATGGAGGAACTGGTAGTTATAGCCCAAACTGCAAGCAGAGCTAAACATCCAGACTTCGCTGGTCAAGAAGTGCTGCATTCTGGCAACAAAAACAGGTTGGAACTGGTGTGTATGTTTTACAAAATTCTCGTGGCAATGGATAGCTCTGAAATCGGCAAGCAAGTCTTTGATGAAGCCTTATCCTTAGCGAAAGCGTTCCATGCCAGTCTGATGCTATTGCACGTCCTATCTGCGAATGAAGAGGGCAGTCCGGGGATTCCTGGGATGCCCGGTCTGGATTACTATCCTTGGCGACGCGATGATGTCCCAAGTGACTATCGACAACAGTGGGATGCATTTGAAGGTCAATACTTGGCGCTACTGCGATCGCGTGCAGATGAAGCAACGAAGGCAGGAATTAGTACGGAATTCACCCAAACCCTTGGCAGCCGGGGTGAAAATATCTGTGACTTAGCTAAAATTTGGAGTGCCGATCTCATCGTCATGGGGCGTCGGGGTCGTGGTGGGATTGGTGAGTTAGTTCTCGGTAGTGTCAGCAATTATGTCCTCCATCATGCCCCTTGCTCAGTTCTGGTTGTCCATCGTTGA
- a CDS encoding antibiotic biosynthesis monooxygenase yields MTEFQDFLKYKFAYVAIGEFKPGKFDEAEQLYEKAVSTYTHGFKGSYLLQEPGTDRGIAIILWESVEDMQANQSEAYQAILNQMNPLFEEAPTTAFYEIVSEIQPTNESGESPSI; encoded by the coding sequence ATGACAGAGTTTCAAGATTTTTTAAAGTACAAATTTGCCTATGTTGCGATTGGAGAATTCAAACCTGGCAAATTTGATGAGGCTGAGCAACTCTATGAAAAAGCTGTGTCAACCTACACGCACGGCTTTAAGGGGTCGTACTTACTACAAGAACCGGGGACTGACCGAGGAATCGCTATTATTCTTTGGGAGAGTGTCGAAGATATGCAAGCCAATCAAAGCGAGGCATACCAAGCCATCTTAAATCAGATGAATCCTTTGTTTGAGGAAGCGCCGACCACTGCTTTCTATGAAATCGTTAGTGAAATTCAGCCCACAAATGAAAGTGGTGAATCTCCATCTATATAG
- a CDS encoding DUF2993 domain-containing protein, with amino-acid sequence MTDEPRLEEQALSQAVEMGLSSQLDSVENINVDVRTSLLKMAQGQANSVSVAGQGLAIQKDIRVQEMELHADNIAINLFDAIFGQIKLNHPLDATARVVLTEQDINRALSSDYIRSKFPTMELNADGQLVTLEPLQLEIHLPSDGKMEFSGQMLLHDVDKVRQVGFAAVVRPRTSSTPILLEGFSCNPGQGISLELTIALMEKLGELANLPYLNLQIFDLQGMAIRIKELDVHEGSLTVYTEAYVKQIPNQ; translated from the coding sequence ATGACAGATGAGCCACGGCTAGAGGAGCAGGCGCTCTCCCAGGCAGTCGAAATGGGGTTATCTAGCCAACTAGATAGCGTAGAAAATATAAATGTAGATGTCCGAACCAGTTTGCTGAAGATGGCTCAAGGACAGGCTAATTCAGTTTCGGTTGCAGGGCAGGGTCTAGCGATTCAGAAAGACATCCGCGTGCAGGAAATGGAATTGCACGCCGATAATATTGCCATCAATCTCTTTGACGCGATATTCGGTCAGATTAAGCTGAACCATCCGCTAGATGCGACTGCCCGTGTTGTCCTCACCGAACAAGATATCAACCGGGCTTTAAGCTCAGATTACATCCGCAGCAAGTTTCCAACTATGGAGTTGAATGCAGATGGTCAACTCGTGACTTTAGAACCACTACAACTAGAGATACATCTGCCGAGTGACGGCAAGATGGAATTCAGCGGACAGATGCTACTGCATGACGTAGATAAGGTTCGACAAGTCGGTTTCGCAGCCGTAGTGCGTCCGCGTACTTCTTCAACGCCAATCTTGTTGGAGGGGTTTAGCTGCAATCCTGGACAAGGGATTTCACTGGAACTCACGATCGCCTTGATGGAGAAGTTAGGAGAACTGGCGAACTTACCCTACTTGAACCTGCAAATATTTGACCTGCAAGGAATGGCAATCCGGATTAAGGAGCTAGATGTGCATGAGGGTAGTTTAACCGTTTATACCGAAGCCTACGTCAAGCAAATTCCCAATCAATAA